In Chloroflexaceae bacterium, a single genomic region encodes these proteins:
- a CDS encoding phosphate/phosphite/phosphonate ABC transporter substrate-binding protein, with the protein MARLMSTLIPIWLAALLAACGAAPVARVTPTPAPTIVADRAGWPERFRIGLFGGDDPNAVLRNAEPFRALLEARLGIPVEIQTGASYSAVIEAMRAGRVDAMEIGPFAYVLAVQEAGAEALAVAVYPQNEANPVYDPAAPSFYYSVYVTRKGSGINRLEDLRGASFAFVDPASTSGHLAPRAGLIKAGINPDTDMRTVFAGSHPTAVLSVWNGRTQAAATFEANLYRLQREGQVEFCGFPDQLSSVVRTAKEIRAVFESCPEGRLAILGFTDPIPNAPFAVNSRLPASFKAAMTSLLLEVKEHPDLVAGLRYWYDLPPPALNLPSVDSYYNSLREIARVLNLDLKELAR; encoded by the coding sequence ATGGCCCGGCTTATGTCCACCCTTATCCCCATATGGCTGGCGGCGCTGCTGGCGGCCTGCGGCGCGGCGCCGGTCGCGCGGGTGACCCCCACGCCGGCGCCCACCATCGTCGCGGATCGCGCCGGCTGGCCGGAGCGCTTCCGCATCGGCCTCTTCGGCGGCGATGACCCCAACGCGGTGCTCCGCAACGCCGAACCCTTCCGCGCGCTGCTGGAGGCGCGCCTGGGCATCCCTGTGGAGATCCAGACCGGCGCCAGCTACAGCGCGGTGATTGAAGCCATGCGCGCCGGGCGGGTGGACGCGATGGAGATCGGCCCCTTCGCCTACGTGCTGGCGGTGCAGGAGGCGGGGGCGGAGGCGCTGGCGGTCGCGGTTTATCCGCAGAACGAGGCCAACCCGGTCTATGACCCTGCGGCGCCCAGTTTCTACTACAGCGTCTACGTGACGCGCAAAGGCTCGGGGATCAATCGCCTGGAGGATCTGCGCGGCGCCAGTTTCGCCTTCGTTGATCCGGCTTCAACCTCAGGGCACCTGGCGCCGCGCGCCGGGCTGATCAAGGCGGGGATCAACCCCGACACCGACATGCGCACCGTGTTTGCCGGCTCCCACCCCACCGCGGTGCTCTCGGTGTGGAACGGGCGCACCCAGGCGGCCGCCACGTTCGAAGCCAACCTCTACCGCTTGCAACGGGAGGGACAGGTCGAGTTCTGCGGCTTCCCCGATCAACTCAGCAGCGTGGTGCGTACCGCCAAGGAGATCCGCGCGGTATTTGAGAGCTGTCCTGAGGGGCGCCTGGCCATTCTCGGCTTCACCGACCCTATCCCCAATGCTCCCTTTGCCGTCAACAGCCGGTTGCCCGCCTCATTCAAGGCGGCAATGACGAGCCTGCTGCTCGAAGTCAAGGAGCATCCCGATCTGGTCGCGGGGCTAAGGTACTGGTATGACCTGCCGCCGCCCGCGCTGAACCTGCCGAGCGTGGACAGTTACTATAACTCGCTCCGCGAGATCGCGCGGGTGCTGAACCTGGATCTGAAGGAACTGGCGCGGTAG
- the phnE gene encoding phosphonate ABC transporter, permease protein PhnE, translated as MAADTPPRSPSAQREQLLNPWPRPTLRQTLAAVVALAVLFWSLRGAGVSLDALVEGMPTMLDFLRRIFPPRWDMQPVTLAVPGAPDAQVVVPLPRVAPYIVETLHMAVIGTLLGVMLSFPFGLLAARNLAPHPLVYHGTRLLLNINRAIPDILFALIFVAAVGLGPFAGVLALGVGAIGALGKLYAEAIEAIDPGPTLAVRATGATRLQTFVYGVLPQALPLMASYSLLLFEHNVRSATILGLVGAGGVGFILTTYISLFQYRELIGALILVIMVVTVIDWLSGQVRRRII; from the coding sequence ATGGCCGCTGACACCCCGCCGCGCTCCCCGTCGGCCCAACGCGAGCAACTGCTCAATCCCTGGCCGCGCCCGACCCTGCGCCAGACGCTCGCTGCAGTCGTCGCCCTGGCCGTGCTGTTCTGGTCACTGCGAGGCGCCGGGGTGAGCCTGGACGCGCTGGTCGAAGGCATGCCTACGATGCTCGACTTCCTGCGGCGCATCTTCCCGCCCCGCTGGGACATGCAACCGGTAACCCTGGCCGTACCCGGCGCGCCGGACGCGCAGGTTGTCGTTCCGCTGCCACGGGTCGCGCCGTACATCGTCGAAACGCTGCACATGGCGGTGATCGGCACGCTCCTCGGGGTCATGCTCTCCTTCCCCTTCGGCCTGCTGGCCGCTCGCAACCTGGCCCCGCATCCCCTGGTCTACCATGGCACGCGCCTGCTGTTGAACATCAACCGGGCCATTCCCGACATTCTCTTCGCCCTGATCTTCGTCGCGGCCGTCGGGTTGGGACCCTTCGCCGGCGTGCTCGCGCTGGGGGTCGGGGCCATCGGCGCGCTGGGCAAACTCTACGCCGAGGCCATCGAAGCGATTGACCCGGGGCCAACACTGGCCGTGCGCGCCACCGGCGCCACCCGGCTGCAGACCTTCGTCTACGGCGTCTTGCCCCAGGCCCTGCCGCTCATGGCCTCCTATTCGCTGCTGCTCTTCGAGCATAACGTTCGCTCGGCGACCATTCTCGGCCTGGTCGGCGCGGGCGGGGTAGGCTTCATCCTGACCACCTATATCAGCCTCTTCCAGTACCGCGAACTGATTGGCGCGCTGATCCTGGTTATCATGGTGGTGACGGTGATCGACTGGTTGAGCGGCCAGGTGCGCAGGCGGATCATTTGA